In Rhea pennata isolate bPtePen1 chromosome 22, bPtePen1.pri, whole genome shotgun sequence, a single genomic region encodes these proteins:
- the PERM1 gene encoding PGC-1 and ERR-induced regulator in muscle protein 1, with amino-acid sequence MESFEYSIQLSDRDWAEFYAAAEECSLRPAALAAAEEPRPGDLEGGDGAPARGRRASADGRAAARPGGGPGPGSGSSAPRGGPADASPRRPAGGHLAPPEGLSGGADGTEPGSAGRLRRESDERRQPPRAPAAGLAAGREAAAPEEGAAGAEPPAAAGGGAGGEAAPGPPEDPRARAARAAPGSAGGSLEVVRPKTPAQPRRSRKQRGASAAEAALEDGEAAGAAAAGGLARGGAPAPPLLPSRRSGGQEEAAEPGAGEAGSEEAGQRGGPAPGPGADEGARAASAAPELRAREAGPQLPGRGTEPGPAGAAGVRGAAPPVLAGGPAAPRGGACRAAAGKPPDPEGAAAPGRDAAARAGGQPAAGTPGAPEGSARGSSLEVTWPEMYDYLFCDSQGEEEGMGNQVEEEKIPLEREISLPELYEYFFIEPEGKRKKAKGKERNRKKLRSLDQARLQNEDPGSTPVKESLVISVPEVYEHFFADGPGRGGGWRGIFLTPSTSEVKKAVGALKSLLQRPMHLVRGRVPAPHSLVQRGSGEKLPLIPLAPLGRGQAQPEGLDMALALTGRPEAPLALTHKDMCLVFCAFASWAVKTSDLQAPDAWKTMFLATFGTLSAIRYFRRQVREGHHQT; translated from the exons ATGGAGAGCTTCGAGTACAGCATCCAGCTGAGCGACAGGGACTGGGCCGAGTTCTACGCGGCCGCGGAGGAGTGCAGCCTGAGGCCGGCCGCCCTGGCCGCGGCGGAGGAGCCGCGCCCCGGCGACCTTGAAGGAGGGGACGGCGCGCCGGCGAGGGGGCGCCGAGCCAGCGCCGACGGGCGGGCCGCGGCCAGGCCGGGCGGCGGGCCAGGGCCTGGCTCGGGAAGCTCTGCCCCACGTGGGGGCCCCGCAGacgcctccccgcgccggcccgcCGGCGGGCACCTCGCCCCGCCGGAGGGGCTCTCGGGCGGCGCGGACGGGACGGAGCCCGGCTCGGCCGGCAGGCTTCGGCGCGAGAGCGAcgagcgc cggcagccgccccgcgcccccgccgccggcctcgccgCGGGCCGGGAGGCGGCAGCGCCGGAGGAAggagcggcgggcgcggagccccccgccgcggcgggcggcggcgcgggaggggag gccgcccccgggccgccggAGGACCCCCGCGCGCGGGcagcccgcgcggccccgggctcTGCCGGCGGCTCCCTGGAGGTCGTGAGGCCCAAGACGCCGGCGCAGCCCAGGAGGAGCCGCAAGCAGCGCGGGGCGAGCGCCGCGGAGGCCGCCCTCGAAGACGGCgaggccgcgggggcggcggcggccgggggcctggcccgcggcggggcccccgcgccgccgctgctgccgtCGCGGCGGAgcggagggcaggaggaggccgCCGAGCCGGGGGCCGGGGAGGCGGGGAGCGAGGAGGCAGGGCAGCGCGGAGGGCCCGcgcctggccctggcgcggACGAGGGAGCGCGCGCCGCGAGCGCTGCCCCGGAGCTCCGGGCGAGGGAGGCAGGGCCGCAGCTCCCGGGGAGGGGGACGGAgcccgggccggcgggggccgcgggcgtacgtggcgccgcgccgccggtgCTGGCCGGAGGGCCTGCCGCTCCCCGGGGAGGCGCGtgccgggccgccgccgggaaGCCCCCCGATCCCgagggcgcggcggcgcccgggcgggATGCTGCGGCGCGAGCTGGCGGGCAGCCGGCAGCCGGGACCCCCGGGGCGCCGGAGGGCTCTGCGAGGGGGAGCTCCCTCGAGGTGACCTGGCCCGAGATGTACGACTATCTGTTCTGTGACTCCCaaggggaagaagaaggaatGGGGAACcaggtggaggaggagaaaataccCCTGGAAAGGGAAATATCTTTGCCTGAACTGTACGAATATTTTTTCATTGAGcctgaaggaaagaggaaaaaagccaaGGGTAAAGAGAGGAATCGAAAGAAGCTCAGAAGCTTGGACCAAGCTCGTCTGCAAAATGAGGACCCTGGCTCAACTCCAGTCAAAGAGTCTCTAGTCATCTCTGTCCCCGAGGTGTACGAACACTTCTTCGCTGATGGGCCTGGGCGTGGTGGGGGCTGGAGAGGGATTTTCCTTACCCCTTCCACCTCCGAGGTGAAGAAGGCAGTAGGGGCTTTGAAGTCGCTCCTGCAACGGCCAATGCATCTCGTCAGAGGCCGGGTCCCAGCTCCCCACAGTCTCGTGCAGAGAGGGTCCGGCGAGAAGCTCCCTCTCATCCCGCTGGCACCACTGGGAAGAGGTCAGGCACAGCCCGAAGGTCTAGACATGGCCCTTGCACTGACAG GGAGGCCTGAGGCTCCGCTGGCTCTGACCCACAAGGACATGTGCCTCGTCTTCTGCGCCTTTGCATCCTGGGCAGTGAAGACCTCCGATCTGCAGGCTCCGGACGCATGGAAGACTA TGTTCCTGGCAACTTTTGGCACGCTTTCTGCCATTCGCTACTTCAGAAGGCAGGTCAGAGAAGGACACCACCAGACCTAG